One Hordeum vulgare subsp. vulgare unplaced genomic scaffold, MorexV3_pseudomolecules_assembly, whole genome shotgun sequence genomic region harbors:
- the LOC123421673 gene encoding ATP synthase subunit a, chloroplastic — MCFLGILNIKLIVQVAELRKRWLNQKNSFFEVQFLSEDNMNIIPCSIKTLKGLYDISGVEVGQHFYWQIGGFQIHAQVLITSWVVITILLGSVVIAVRNPQTIPTDGQNFFEYVLEFIRDLSKTQIGEEYGPWVPFIGTMFLFIFVSNWSGALLPWKIIELPHGELAAPTNDINTTVALALLTSAAYFYAGLSKKGLSYFEKYIKPTPILLPINILEDFTKPLSLSFRLFGNILADELVVVVLVSLVPLVIPIPVMFLGLFTSGIQALIFATLAAAYIGESMEGHH, encoded by the coding sequence ATGTGCTTTCTTGGTATCCTAAATATCAAATTAATAGTTCAAGTTGCTGAGTTGAGAAAGAGATGGTTGAATCAAAAGAATTCCTTTTTTGAAGTTCAATTTTTATCAGAGGACAATATGAAtattataccttgttccattaaaacaCTCAAGGGGTTATACGATATATCGGGTGTAGAAGTAGGCCAACACTTCTATTGGCAAATAGGAGGTTTTCAAATTCATGCCCAGGTACTCATCACTTCTTGGGTCGTAATTACTATCTTGCTAGGTTCAGTTGTCATAGCTGTTCGGAATCCACAAACCATCCCGACCGACGGGcagaatttttttgaatatgtCCTTGAGTTTATTCGAGACTTGAGCAAAACTCAGATTGGAGAAGAATATGGTCCCTGGGTTCCCTTTATTGGAACtatgttcctttttatttttgtttcaaatTGGTCGGGTGCTCTTTTACCTTGGAAAATTATAGAGTTACCCCATGGGGAATTAGCAGCGCCCACGAATGATATAAATACTACTGTTGCTTTAGCTTTACTCACGTCAGCGGCATATTTTTATGCTGGTCTTAGCAAAAAAGGATTGAGCTATTTCGAGAAATATATTAAACCAACCCCAATCCTTTTACCAATTAACATCCTAGAAGATTTCACAAAACCATTATCGCTTAGCTTTCGACTTTTCGGGAATATATTGGCGGATGAAttagtcgttgttgttcttgtttctttAGTCCCCTTAGTAATCCCTATACCGGTCATGTTTCTTGGATTATTTACAAGCGGTATTCAAGCTCTTATTTTTGCAACATTAGCCGCAGCCTATATAGGTGAATCCATGGAGGGTCATCATTGA
- the LOC123421664 gene encoding DNA-directed RNA polymerase subunit beta, whose product MLRNGNEGMSTIPGFSQIQFEGFFRFINQALAEELDKFPTIKDPDHEIAFQLFAKGYQLLEPSIKERDAVYESLTYSSELYVSARLIFGFDVQKQTISIGNIPIMNSLGTFIINGIYRIVINQILLSPGIYYRSELDHKGISIYTGTIISDWGGRSELAIDKKERIWARVSRKQKISILVLSSAMGSNLREILDNVSYPEIFLSFPNAKEKKRIESKEKAILEFYQQFACVGGDLVFSESLCEELQKKFFQQKCELGRIGRRNMNRRLNLDIPQNNTFLLPRDVLAATDHLIGMKFGTGILDDDDMNHLKNKRIRSVADLLQDQFGLALGRLQHAVQKTIRRVFIRQSKPTPQTLVTPTSTSILLITTYETFFGTYPLSQVFDQTNPLTQTVHGRKVSCLGPGGLTGRTASFRSRDIHPSHYGRICPIDTSEGINVGLTGSLAIHARIDHLWGSIESPFYEISAEKAKEKKERQVVYLSPNRDEYYMIAAGNSLSLNQGIQEEQVVPARYRQEFLTIAWEQIHVRSIFPFQYFSIGGSLIPFIEHNDANRALMSSNMQRQAVPLSRSEKCIVGTGLERQTALDSRVSVIAEREGKIISTDSHKILLSSSGKTISIPLVNHRRSNKNTCMHQKPRVPRGKSIKKGQILAEGAATVGGELALGKNVLVAYMPWEGYNFEDAVLISERLVYEDIYTSFHIRKYEIQTDTTSQGSAEKITKEIPHLEEHLLRNLDKNGVVRLGSWVETGDILVGKLTPQIASESSYIAEAGLLRAIFGLEVSTSKETSLKLPIGGRGRVIDVKWIQRDPLDIMVRVYILQKREIKVGDKVAGRHGNKGIISKILPRQDMPYLQDGTPVDMVFNPLGVPSRMNVGQIFESSLGLAGDLLKKHYRIAPFDERYEQEASRKLVFSELYEASKETKNPWVFEPEYPGKSRIFDGRTGDPFEQPVLIGKSYILKLIHQVDEKIHGRSTGPYSLVTQQPVRGRAKQGGQRVGEMEVWALEGFGVAHILQEILTYKSDHLIARQEILNATIWGKRIPNHEDPPESFRVLVRELRSLALELNHFLVSEKNFQVNREEV is encoded by the coding sequence ATGCTCCGGAATGGAAACGAGGGAATGTCCACAATACCCGGATTTAGTCAGATCCAATTCGAGGGATTTTTTAGGTTCATTAATCAAGCCTTGGCAGAAGAACTTGACAAGTTTCCAACAATTAAAGATCCAGATCACGAAATTGCATTTCAATTATTTGCGAAAGGATATCAATTGCTAGAACCCTCGATAAAAGAAAGAGATGCTGTGTATGAATCACTCACCTATTCTTCCGAATTATATGTATCTGCGAGATTAATTTTTGGTTTCGATGTGCAAAAGCAAACCATTTCTATCGGAAACATTCCTATAATGAATTCCTTAGGAACCTTTATTATAAATGGAATATACCGAATTGTGATCAATCAAATATTGCTAAGTCCTGGTATTTACTACCGCTCGGAATTAGATCATAAGGGAATTTCTATCTACACCGGGACTATAATATCAGATTGGGGAGGGAGATCGGAAttagcaattgataaaaaagAAAGGATATGGGCTCGCGTgagtagaaaacaaaagataTCTATTCTAGTTCTATCATCAGCTATGGGTTCGAATCTAAGAGAAATTCTAGATAATGTTTCCTACCCTGAAATTTTCTTGTCTTTCCCGaatgctaaggagaagaagaggattgAGTCAAAAGAAAAAGCTATTTTGGAGTTTTATCAACAATTTGCTTGTGTAGGTGGGGACCTGGTATTTTCGGAGTCCTTATGCGAGGAATTACAAAAGAAATTTTTTCAACAAAAATGTGAATTAGGAAGGATTGGTCGACGAAATATGAATCGGAGACTTAATCTTGATATACCTCAGAACAATACATTCTTGTTACCACGAGATGTATTGGCCGCTACGGATCATTTGATTGGAATGAAATTTGGAACGGGTATACTTGACGATGACGATATGAATCACTTGAAAAATAAACGTATTCGTTCGGTTGCGGATCTGTTACAAGATCAATTCGGATTGGCTCTTGGTCGTTTACAACATGCAGTTCAAAAAACTATTCGTAGAGTATTCATACGTCAATCGAAACCGACTCCCCAAACTTTGGTAACTCCAACTTCAACTTCAATTTTATTAATAACTACTTATGAGACCTTTTTTGGCACATACCCATTATCTCAAGTTTTTGATCAAACGAATCCATTGACACAAACTGTTCATGGGCGAAAAGTGAGTTGTTTAGGTCCTGGAGGGTTGACGGGGAGAACCGCAAGTTTTCGGAGCCGAGATATTCATCCGAGTCACTATGGGCGTATTTGTCCAATTGACACGTCTGAAGGAATCAATGTTGGACTTACTGGATCCTTAGCAATTCATGCGAGAATTGATCACTTGTGGGGATCTATAGAGAGTCCGTTTTATGAAATATCTGctgagaaagcaaaagaaaaaaaagagagacagGTGGTTTATCTATCACCAAATAGAGATGAGTATTATATGATAGCAGCAGGAAATTCTTTGTCCTTGAATCAAGGTATTCAGGAAGAACAGGTTGTTCCAGCTAGATACCGCCAAGAATTCTTGACTATTGCATGGGAACAGATTCATGTTAGAAGTATTTTTCCTTTCCAATATTTTTCTATTGGGGGTTCTCTCATTCCTTTTATTGAGCACAATGATGCGAATCGGGCTTTAATGAGTTCTAATATGCAGCGCCAAGCAGTTCCACTTTCTCGGTCCGAGAAATGCATTGTTGGAACTGGATTGGAACGCCAAACAGCTCTAGATTCGAGGGTTTCCGTTATAGCCGAACGCGAGGGAAAGATCATTTCTACTGATAGTCATAAGATACTTTTATCAAGTAGTGGGAAGACTATAAGTATTCCTTTAGTTAACCACCGTCGCTCTAACAAAAATACTTGTATGCACCAAAAACCTCGGGTTCCACGGGGTAAATCCATTAAAAAAGGACAAATTTTAGCAGAAGGAGCTGCTACAGTTGGGGGGGAACTTGCTTTAGGAAAAAACGTATTAGTAGCTTATATGCCATGGGAAGGTTACAATTTTGAAGACGCAGTACTAATTAGCGAACGTTTGGTATATGAGGATATTTATACCTCTTTTCACATCCGGAAATATGAAATTCAGACGGATACGACAAGCCAGGGCTCCGCTGAAAAAATCACTAAAGAAATACCACATCTAGAAGAACATTTACTCCGCAATTTGGACAAAAATGGAGTTGTTAGGTTGGGATCCTGGGTAGAAACTGGTGATATTTTAGTAGGTAAATTAACGCCTCAGATAGCGAGCGAATCATCATATATCGCAGAAGCTGGATTATTACGGGCCATATTCGGCCTTGAGGTTTCCACTTCAAAAGAAACTTCTCTGAAATTACCTATAGGTGGAAGAGGGCGCGTTATCGATGTGAAATGGATCCAAAGGGACCCCCTCGACATAATGGTTCGTGTATATATTTTACAGAAACGTGAAATCAAAGTTGGGGATAAAGTAGCCGGAAGACATGGGAATAAAGGGATCATTTCCAAAATTTTGCCTAGGCAAGATATGCCCTATTTGCAAGATGGAACACCCGTTGATATGGTCTTCAATCCCTTAGGAGTACCCTCCCGAATGAATGTGGGACAAATATTTGAAAGCTCGCTCGGATTAGCGGGGGATCTGCTAAAGAAACATTATAGAATAGCACCCTTTGATGAGAGATATGAGCAAGAGGCTTCAAGAAAACTTGTGTTTTCAGAATTATATGAAGCCagtaaagaaacaaaaaatcCATGGGTATTTGAACCCGAGTACCCGGGAAAAAGCAGAATATTTGATGGAAGAACAGGCGACCCCTTTGAGCAACCTGTTCTAATAGGGAAGTCCTATATCTTAAAATTAATTCATCAAGTTGATGAGAAAATTCATGGGCGTTCTACTGGGCCCTACTCACTTGTTACACAACAACCGGTTAGAGGAAGAGCCAAGCAAGGGGGACAACGAGTAGGAGAAATGGAAGTTTGGGCTTTAGAAGGATTTGGTGTTGCTCATATTTTACAAGAGATACTTACTTATAAATCTGACCATCTTATAGCTCGCCAAGAAATACTTAATGCTACGATCTGGGGAAAAAGAATACCTAATCATGAGGATCCTCCAGAATCTTTTCGAGTGCTCGTTCGAGAACTACGATCTTTGGCTCTAGAACTGAATCATTTCCTTGTATCTGAAAAGAACTTCCAGGTTAATAGGGAGGAAGTTTGA
- the LOC123421672 gene encoding photosystem II D2 protein yields MTIALGRVPKEENDLFDTMDDWLRRDRFVFVGWSGLLLFPCAYFALGGWFTGTTFVTSWYTHGLASSYLEGCNFLTAAVSTPANSLAHSLLLLWGPEAQGDFTRWCQLGGLWTFVALHGAFALIGFMLRQFELARSVQLRPYNAISFSGPIAVFVSVFLIYPLGQSGWFFAPSFGVAAIFRFILFFQGFHNWTLNPFHMMGVAGVLGAALLCAIHGATVENTLFEDGDGANTFRAFNPTQAEETYSMVTANRFWSQIFGVAFSNKRWLHFFMLFVPVTGLWMSAIGVVGLALNLRAYDFVSQEIRAAEDPEFETFYTKNILLNEGIRAWMAAQDQPHENLIFPEEVLPRGNAL; encoded by the coding sequence ATGACTATAGCCCTTGGTAGAGTTCCTAaagaagaaaatgatctatttgatACTATGGATGACTGGTTACGAAGGGACCGTTTCGTTTTTGTAGGATGGTCTGGCCTATTGCTCTTTCCTTGTGCTTATTTCGCTTTAGGGGGTTGGTTTACAGGGACAACTTTTGTAACTTCTTGGTATACCCATGGATTGGCAAGTTCCTATTTGGAAGGTTGTAATTTCTTAACCGCAGCAGTTTCTACCCCTGCCAATAGTTTAGCACACTCTTTGTTGCTACTATGGGGGCCAGAAGCACAAGGAGATTTTACTCGTTGGTGTCAATTAGGCGGTCTATGGACTTTTGTAGCTCTCCACGGGGCTTTTGCACTAATAGGTTTCATGTTACGCCAATTTGAACTTGCTCGGTCTGTTCAATTGCGGCCTTATAATGCAATCTCATTCTCTGGTCCAATTGCTGTTTTTGTTTCGGTATTCCTTATTTATCCACTGGGGCAATCTGGTTGGTTCTTTGCGCCGAGTTTTGGCGTAGCAGCGATATTTCGATTCATCCTTTTCTTCCAAGGATTTCATAATTGGACGTTGAACCCATTTCATATGATGGGAGTTGCCGGAGTATTAGGCGCGGCTCTGCTATGCGCTATTCATGGAGCAACCGTAGAAAACACTCTATTTGAGGACGGTGATGGTGCAAATACCTTCCGTGCTTTTAACCCAACTCAAGCTGAAGAAACTTATTCAATGGTCACTGCTAACCGCTTTTGGTCCCAAATCTTTGGTGTTGCTTTTTCCAATAAACGTTGGTTACATTTCTTTATGCTATTTGTACCCGTCACCGGTTTATGGATGAGTGCTATTGGCGTAGTTGGCTTGGCTCTGAACTTACGTGCCTATGACTTTGTTTCCCAGGAAATCCGTGCAGCGGAAGATCCTGAATTCGAGACTTTCTACACCAAAAATATTCTTTTAAACGAGGGTATTCGTGCGTGGATGGCAGCTCAGGATCAGCCTCATGAAAATCTTATATTCCCTGAGGAGGTTCTACCACGTGGAAACGCTCTTTAA